The Priestia koreensis genomic interval GGAGAATCGATTTGTATTTTGAGTCTTTAAACCTATTACTTTATTCATCCATTTTACTATAATAATGGAGTGAATGTTAAAAAATGAAAAAATCATACATATTTACAGGAGGAAAGAAACAGAATGAGCAAACGTGGGAAAATAGGGAGGGTACCCTTATATGCAGTTTTAATTTTAGGAGTTGGGATGTTGATTTATCGAACGGATGCAATGCCATTTAGTTATCATCATTCCAAATACAATGGTGAATTTCCAATTCCCAATCATGCAAAGGACCACGGGGTAAATAAAAAGAGAAATGTCGAACAATATGTGTGGGGATCTGATCATATGGATGAATACAAAATTCCTCTTCGTTACCAATTGGCGATTACATTAGCAGGATGGAAAAGGCTAGATATATCACCGGATGGAGAGAATACTCCTTTGTTTGAGAAAGATGGCAAACGTGTCTATCTTGACAGCTATAGTGACAGTCTAAAAGGTGAACGTTATATTACGATTTATGCAGAAAATTGACATAAAGTAGAAAAAAGAGAATAAGTGTAACGTGTCCAGAAAAAGAATGGTTTTTTTGACTAATTTAACTTAAGGATCTTACGTACTCCATTAAGCTTTCTTATATCTAATCATAGCTATTTAGGGAAACGCCTGTAATCAAAGACGTTTCCCTTTTCATGCATTTTCTTTACTGTGAGCTGTCTTGACTACTCGTTAATCGCGCTTCTAACTTCTCCTTCACGCCTTCCCAGTCACTATTAATAATGCTAAAAAATACAGAGTCACGATACGTACCATCTTTACGAATCATATGATTACGTAGGACGCCTTCTTTGATCCCGCCAATTTTCTCAATCGCTTTTTGTGACCGAATGTTTTGGTTATCTGTTTTAAACTGTACTCGGATGAGGCCCAGCGTCTCAAAACAGTAGCGTAAGAGAAGGTATTTACATTCAGTATTAAAATCTGTTCCCCATACAGATGGGTTGTACCATGTCCAGCCGATTTCTAGACTTTTAGTCGCCTCTGAAAGTGCTAAAAACCTCGTTGAGCCAACTACTTTATTCGTTTCACGATCCAAAATAACAAAAGGCATTTCCTCACGATTTGCTTTCTTCAAAAGCGCCTCCTCAACCAATGTCGCCATTTCCTCTACCGTATGTATGTCTTTTGATAAATGACTCCAAACCTGTAGGTCCTTCCCTGCCTCATACAATCCTTGTATATGTTCACGCTCCATCGGAACAATCCGAGCTCGTTTTCCTACTAGTTCAGTAAACATTCCTTTCACTCCTTTTTAATAAACAATCATCGTAATGAAATTTTACATTTTTTTCAAATTGCAGACAATCTCTATTTTTGTTGAAGGTGAGCAGATAAAAATATTTTAAGGTTTTCTTCAGATACAGGCTCGTATAAAACGTACTCGTTTGCGCGTTAATAGGTGAAGCCTCTCCATACGAGGCTTCACCTATTAGGCTTTATCACCGTATACCACACGGCAAGTAGTAAGATAGATTGTCCGTAATTTGATTACCGACGCGAAACCCAAAGGCACTTGGCCGTCCACTCAGTAAAAATGTTCCTGTCATTAAGTGTCCTTCCTGAACCCCCTTTTCGCTCTGGAACGCTACCTTTGGCAGGTCCACGTACTGCTGGTAGATGGACACATATTGAGTATAGCTTTTATGGGGATCTTGCATCGCAAGTTCTCCGTCCTCATCATAAATCTCAACGGTGTCCCCTTCCCTGCCAAACACGGGCTTCTTCACGTATTTCATGCGGTTCTCCAAAAATGGATCTGCTTGAAAGTAAGTTGCAAGAAAGTGCAGATTAATCCACGTATGTTCTTCTTCTGTGAAAAACGGACTTCGCTCCTCATGAAGAGACCAGATGATGGCCATTAGCGCTTTGTTTTGAAGAAGAAACGCACTTGGTGGGTTAATGATTCGTAGTTTATTCTTAACGACAAGTTCGAGTAAGTACTGTCCAATAGGCTCGCCTGTATCTGGATCTTCATCTACAACAAGCGATTCGATTGGGCTCGTTTGTCGATATAATACATCGATCTTCTCCCCGTCGCCATCAAACAATCCCTTGCCGCGTATGATAGTCAACTGCTCTAAAGGAACATATTTAGATGGGATCCCCGAAAGCTCTTGAAGATAATGCAGCGTATAGCGATCTTCTACATGCTGGGCATGAGAAGTAAACACAAGGTAAGGCATCTCGTTCTTATTTACTTTACGACATTCACTTGTAATCGCATCTTGTAAAATGGCTTGTAGCTGAAGTTCCGCCCCTTCATTTGGATTATCATAGCCAAACTCTTCGCAAACTTTCCCGTTAACATGAAAAAGTTCTTTAATAAACGTCGGCGTGTCACTGTTGAATTCTAGTAGCTTCT includes:
- a CDS encoding GNAT family N-acetyltransferase; its protein translation is MFTELVGKRARIVPMEREHIQGLYEAGKDLQVWSHLSKDIHTVEEMATLVEEALLKKANREEMPFVILDRETNKVVGSTRFLALSEATKSLEIGWTWYNPSVWGTDFNTECKYLLLRYCFETLGLIRVQFKTDNQNIRSQKAIEKIGGIKEGVLRNHMIRKDGTYRDSVFFSIINSDWEGVKEKLEARLTSSQDSSQ
- a CDS encoding glutathionylspermidine synthase family protein: MGKLTHHFSETRHNFYENIPDYWADLYGQEYSLFDIREVTEEERRQKHTFAYRCGQIFFKAGALLRSEQVKDEWLEEIGYPKETIAFLRLHTMRNATIIGRFDSVEVNGVEKLLEFNSDTPTFIKELFHVNGKVCEEFGYDNPNEGAELQLQAILQDAITSECRKVNKNEMPYLVFTSHAQHVEDRYTLHYLQELSGIPSKYVPLEQLTIIRGKGLFDGDGEKIDVLYRQTSPIESLVVDEDPDTGEPIGQYLLELVVKNKLRIINPPSAFLLQNKALMAIIWSLHEERSPFFTEEEHTWINLHFLATYFQADPFLENRMKYVKKPVFGREGDTVEIYDEDGELAMQDPHKSYTQYVSIYQQYVDLPKVAFQSEKGVQEGHLMTGTFLLSGRPSAFGFRVGNQITDNLSYYLPCGIR